In the genome of Primulina tabacum isolate GXHZ01 chromosome 13, ASM2559414v2, whole genome shotgun sequence, the window TTCTTGTTGTGATTGTATCTAGCCGGCACTTATTTATGTGTTTGAGTTCATGGAGGGCGTATGCCAATTATTTGagtatttgatttatttttccgTATGTCCTATTCATGAGAAGGTCGGGCAGAAATTTTCACAGGCCCAAATGCAAACTTTAACTCACTTTTCTTATGTATATTAATTATTCatgattgtgttattaattGTGATTAAGATAGCGAGCCCTCACATCAGTTATAATCATCAAacatattttattattgttaCACTCTTAAAATGTTTACCCAAATCTGAAATGCAtcctattaaataaaaaataacaacttaaaTCCCACTTGCCAAATGCATACCGATCTGATTGGGAGGCCTTTGGAATTGTGTAACAATGCTGGTGTGAAAAGTGGCGATTTTCCATCTCCAGATATTTTTTGCAGCACCCCAGCACCATTTTCTTCTCCAGCTGATTGTATCTGCACACCTTTGGGGTGATGAAATTTGCAGGTCATACCAAATTTACAATTTCCAGTCTTCATATAGAACTGTTAAAAAGTATCAAATTAAATTACTAAATTGACATTATATCCACAAGGGATCTTGTGTGAAAAATCTTACAGCACACGGAGGTTCTGATGGCCTTTCTGGTAAGACAGAGACATCAATATCCCCTGGAGCCCCCTAAAATCAAGTTAACAAAGCAATAAGTTGAAAACATGACATAAGTAATTGTCCCATTTAAATTGAATAGGAACAAACCTCAACAGAGAATTACCTGGAGTGATTCTTTCGGATGGTTAAATTTGCATCTTACACCAAACTTGCATCGTTGTGTCTTGAGAAAGTACTGGACCAACAAACAAAAATAAGCGTAAGGATACTAACCACCAAATGATGTAATAAAAGTATATACATTAGCTTACCGGACAATCCGGTTCTCCTGGTCTCTCAGGAAGGGACTCACTTAATACAAGTGGAACCTGAAAAGATAATAAAGCAGTTGTGATTAATCTTTCATGAAAATGGAATAAATATATGCAGCATTTCATGAGAAAGAAACCGTCGATTGAAAGAAAAACTATTTTCATTTGTCCAAAAAAAATGTCGGTTCAAAATTAATTAGCCATTGGAAGCCATGATCCATGTGAACTCATATTCATTATTCATAATAAATAACTGGATTAATTGACAGGTTGATAAGTGCTTCTTGACCAACTCCCTGCTGTACAGTGTATACAGTAGAAAACCCCAACAAAATCTATAAATTAGGCCCTCAGAGTTCTCTAGTTCTAATCATGCTTGTATGCACACACATAGTGAAGAGAGTCATGCATCATGGGAACACATGTAATTAAGTATTATGGTGTTTAAACCAACTCACACTAGAAAAAAAAGTTAACTTTTTAATATAGTTAACTAAGTCGAGTAACATAGTCTTATATCGTACAGCTAGATGAAAATGGGTAAAAGCAAAAGAAAACAATGTGTAATAAGGTCCCCTGATTTGCACGGGGAATCCATCACCATGGAATGATATTTGGTTTCAAGAAACCAATGTTCAAGATAACAATGTATCATTCAGAAATCTCGCATATATATGTTGTCTAGGCATAGATGAGATCTAAAATGATGTAGCATTATGCAGGACCAATAAGGATAGTACAAAAACAGACCTATTGTAGACAAAAAGTTCCCAGTTTTCAGGATAGAAAAAGTGTGGAGCATTATTGAGTGGTTGAAGAAGTTCACCAGAACTTATGTCATAAACATGTAACATATTCCACTCACCCACTTCCTACGACCCCGAAAAAGGAGGGAAAACATAACAATACACTCATGAAAtttcaaaaagaagagagagaaAGAGAGTTATATAAATTGAACCGAATTATCAACTTATATCAAATTCAGAGAGAGAGAGCGAGAGAGAGAAAACAGTTTATATCTTACTTTGAAAAAATTAGATATTATGTACCACATCCCGAGGTAACACTTTCTGTCCACCCAACATTACTTCTTTCTAATCCAGTGATGAAATAGAATAGCATCAAACAATACAAAAGGCAGACATTTGAAAGTAATGAACCTAGTAGAACCCACTTTATCTTGAGCAAGCCGAAAGAGTATTGGCACTTGTGTGTTGCATGGACCACTGAATTAAGAGGTATGGTAATAGTATATTTACCATATAGTTGTAATAAATAGTACCGTACACCTATTGTAATAAGGTAAACTAAATTAACTAGTAACCACGTAAAGCACCAGGGAATCGAGatagatttaaaaataattgatatatGATAACTAAGTAATGGAGCACTGCTAGATATTAAAGCAGCAAAAAGATCACCTCTTTCCAATCTGGGATCCCTCCTTCCGGAACCCAAATAGGATGATCAAACTTGCAGCTCTCTCCAAACTTACATGTCCGTGTTTGCATGTAAAAGGCACAGTCCTTTTCTCCAGGCCTCTGGGGATAAATGGGCAAATTGCTTGTGCTCTCATATCTAGGGCGCTTGGCTAAAAGGTCTGCTGGATACCAAGCTTCGGACTGCCCAATCGGGTTATGGGCACCCAACGGATGATAGAGTGCTAAGTAGATAGTAGAcatataaaaataaaccaatTACATGCATTACTTTACAAATAAGATTATCTATATATAATAGAAAATATGAAGGCATATTTTATTGACTGATGATATTGTTGAACTCAGATCTCTACATAATAGTATTCGCAAATTATAAGTTTGAAACAACTAGTTATTAATAACTTTTGATATACTTCATATTTCAATATTAACATCGACAATAGATTAAAGTTATCAGAAGGACAATTGAAACTTAACAAAGTCCCTGTGAAACCAGCAACTCACTGAAGAGTGAAGTCGTGTACATCCGACACTAAACTCTAGCCTTTTCTTTATATTTTACTAAACATATGTTTATTCGAATATAAGATACATTTTGTGACATAGAAACATCATTTGAGTAGTAATTTGACACCCGAAGAAAATCTCGACACTCTTGCTCTTATTCCCTTCTCTTCATATAACTCGTGCAATGTATCAAGGATCCTTGGATTATGTTTTGATTAACCACATAACATTAATAAGCTATCCAGTTCATTCATATGAACCTTTGGACATAGCATCAACAGCTGGTCGATAAGCGACATATTGTCGTTGCATTTGTTGGATGTTAAGAACTAATCACTGAAGGAAATGTAATAGTATATGGGTGAAATTTGGTCCTCAACACAAACTGACTCTCCCTCCTCTTCTATTTATCACAAATTTGTAGAACCAACCAATAGTTTAGcatgataaataaaataaataaaaccatTAGCCGCGCGCAGCTGCTGTAAACCACTAAATCTATCCTTCTCGGAGCATTCAAGAAAAGTCACCTTGAACGAGTAAATAGGAAGTAGCTAAACAAGTACTGCATTATATATTCTCTAATTTGAAACGCGTGCTAACAGATTGGTACAATACAACCAGAGTATgacaaaataaataacattAGGTGATGGCAAGTCATCCATCACAAAGAAAATATCGATGAAAATAAATGAAATACAGAGACAATTTTCTTACAATCAGAGGAGGCGCGCTTCAATCCAGCGTAAAGTAAGTCAGTGGACGTAATGGTAGACCCCAAATCGACGCCAGGAGGAGCAAACGAACTAGTCGAAGTGGTGACGGATACACCAGGAATCTTAGTGGAGTAGCTGTCGGGGTTGTAGAGCATGGAAGAAGAGATGGCTGCAGCGGCAGCGGAGAGTGAGTCGGCGCTTAAGAATCTGAAAGCACTGCCTCGCAATGAAGTATCAGCGGGCAGGTAGGAGTCGACGATGGATCTAGAGCTGTACAGACTGGAGGTGGTGGCGCCGCCGTAGCTGCTAGGGTTGTAGCCGTAGAGTTGATTCGCCATCTGCAACCGCCACTCTGTTTACAGAGCCAACACGATTAATAGTAGTGATAGGGAGCACAAGTTACTATTTATTATATACATGTGGAAATTGGGTCGATTTCTAGCGTTGTGAGACACATTTATAAgataatttagttttttttttttctaggcTATTCGTCGTGTTGGCATGTAACTCCTTATAGTAATATATAGTATGGATGCCACACAAACTATTGATTTAGGTCTGAGATATTTTTTATTCATATTATTGttcgttttgttttttttttacaatctggtaattttttttgtaattttaactCGTTTTTCTACAGAGACGTTGATGTGGTATTGTATATGTCAACAAATACTTATGTAAAAAATTTGGTGAGGTGTATTCAATCCAGAATTTCGa includes:
- the LOC142522177 gene encoding zinc finger CCCH domain-containing protein 37-like encodes the protein MANQLYGYNPSSYGGATTSSLYSSRSIVDSYLPADTSLRGSAFRFLSADSLSAAAAAISSSMLYNPDSYSTKIPGVSVTTSTSSFAPPGVDLGSTITSTDLLYAGLKRASSDSLYHPLGAHNPIGQSEAWYPADLLAKRPRYESTSNLPIYPQRPGEKDCAFYMQTRTCKFGESCKFDHPIWVPEGGIPDWKEVPLVLSESLPERPGEPDCPYFLKTQRCKFGVRCKFNHPKESLQGAPGDIDVSVLPERPSEPPCAFYMKTGNCKFGMTCKFHHPKGVQIQSAGEENGAGVLQKISGDGKSPLFTPALLHNSKGLPIRSDGEDCPFYLKTGSCKYGATCRYSHPERNASHPLSTAIVPSLLTSSSTHFNIGAVASATSLLPAFDPRLTQTMLGFGASVYPQRFGQLECDYYMKTGICKFGDSCKFHHPVDRTAMKFTLAGLPRREGAIHCPYYMKTGACKFGATCKFDHPPPGEVMASAGTESASASDVDGEEV